AGGCACCAGAACCAGCTCTCTGGCTTTCAAAGCAGTCAGCTGCTCCAGAACCCGAGCCCGTTTTTCTTTTTCGTAGAGTACCAGAATGCTGCCATTGGCGACAGAGGCTTCCGCAGAATAGACAAAATTCAAATCCTCTAACGTTTTGACAATGCTATAACTTTCATCTTTGCTAAAGGCATCCCGACCGCAGCGGACCCGGATGCGCCCTGGCAAGTCATGGACAATCTTAAATCTCATTCTTCTGCTCTGCCTGTGCTTCTGCCTCTTCGTTCTCTATTTCGCCTTCTGCTTCCATTCTAGCCTCATAGCACAGATCTTCCGCATCCTCCTTTAGGTTCTGGAAACCGACCTTCACATCCTTCTGTACTTTCATGCCCTGGGCCATAGCCGTAACGCAGGCCTTTCTCATCCCAGCACTCTTAAAAAGCAGCTTTCCAGCAATGGCTACAGCAACGCCTCCTGCAAAAAAATATGCGTTTTGACAATTCATACAATTCATTTTATTTGACATATTCCTATCCTCTTTCTTTCTTATTTTTTGTACTGGCTACGCCGTTAGCACAATCTAACTGAATTTTATCACGATTTTCCAGCTTCTTCAAGCGGGAAAAGGGATAAACCGACAAAATACCTCAGCAAAATTTAACCTTTACTGGGTGAGGCTCACAGCTGTCTTAACCCAGATATCAATTCTTCAAACCATTTTCCTCTTTTTCTGCTTGGAGCAATTCCAAGAATATATGCACGATATCCGGATCAAACTGAGTCCCCGCATTTCGCTCCAGTTCGCAGACTGCCTCCAGACGGTTCAGGGCCTTCCGATAGACCCTGTCATTCGTCATCGCATCAAAGGCATCCGTTACTGCTAATATCCTGCAAGCCAAAGGAATGCTTTCGCCCTGGATGCCTCGTGGGTAGCCGGTTCCATCCCAGCGCTCGTGATGGGCCAGAATCAGTTCAGAAACAGTGGCCAGCTCCGGAGTAGCCTGAGCGATTCGATAGCCGATTTCTGGGTGCCTCTTCATCTCCTGCCATTCTGTCTCGTTCAAGGCCCCTGGCTTTTTTAGAATGTCCGGATCAATGCTGACCTTTCCGATGTCGTGAAGTAACGCCAGCACAGACAACTCGTTTAGCTCTTTAGAGGAAAGCTGAAAGCGTTTGCCAATGGAATAACAATATTCCTCCATCCGCTTAGAATGCTCCTCTGTTTCGTTGCTCTTTTCGTAGAGGGTTGCCAACAGCGTATTAATGATGCCGTTGCGATAACTTTTGCCGTCCAGCAGTTTTTGATGATACATGTATTCCTCTGCTTTGCTCAGCGTTGCCTCTACCCTGCCTTCTGTGGTGCAATGAACGGCACAGCCCAGAGACAGGCTTACATTCAAGTCACTGCCCTCTATGGACACTTGAGCATTTTTAAGCTTGTCAAGAATTTCCTCTGCCCGCTTTAAACCAGTCTGGGGCATAAAGATAATAAACTCGTCACCGCCCCAGCGGGCCACCATATCCTTCTGTTTACAGCTCCGTCGCAGCAGCTTGGCTACGCTGCGAAGCAGCATATCTCCAGACTGATGCCCAAAAACATCATTCGTAATCTTCAGTCCATTTATATCCCCCATAATAATTGCTAGGGGCAGATTTTCCTGATTATTCAGCTCGTTCATCATCCCTTCAACATAACGCCTGTTATATAGTCCGGTCAGGGGGTCTCGATAGCTTAGAAATTCAATCTGCTTATTGTACTGTTTCTCACTGCTGACGTCCCGGAAAACCATAACCGCTCCGGCAGGACTATCGCTGTCCAAGGAAAGGGGTGCTGTACGGTCAGCAATAGGGATGCACTTGCCCTGATGGCTAATCAGTTCCGCATCATCATCCAACTCTACCACACATCCAGTCTGGAGGACCTTTTGAATGGGGCTCTCTACAGGTAAGCCGGTCTCCTCACTCTGAAGAATAATCACCTCGGAAAAATGGCAGCCTACTGCTTGCTCTCTTTTCCAACCGGTAAGCTCCTCCCCTACATGATTCAGGCTGGTAATAATACCATTCTGGTCGGTAACCACCACGCCATCGCCGATGGACCGCAGTGTAATTTCCAGCAAGTCTCGCTCCTGCAACATTTGGCTTCGATAAGCCTCCCGGCCGGTAACATCAAAACCAAGTGCGTGCATCAGCTGTCGATCTTGATGAAAAAAAGAACTGGCATAGAAATCCAACAGCCGCACTTCACCACTTTTCAACCGGGAAGGCAGGGATTCATAATACTGGTAGCCCATCAGCTCTCTGTGAAAACGCTCCTCTAGCTTCTGAGGCGGCAGCAGGCTGATGTGCCGCAGCTGCCGGCTGCACAGTTCTTCCTTAGAGTAGCCATAAAATTGGCAGGCTGCCCGATTGGCGTTTACAATCTCGCCTGAAAAAGGATCATAAATCAACTGCATAGCCTGATGTTGGTCAAACATGACCTTTAACCACTGGGTAAGCTCCTCATTTTCCTTTTGTATCTTTGTTATATCCGTCGCATCTTTATTGAAAAGCAGCAGGTAGCCGATGCCCTCCTGACTAAAGCTAGGAATCATTTCAATTTCCCACATCCGCTTTTGTCCTTGCAAAGCTACAATGTGCACGTAGTGCGCCGGCCTTCCTGAATTTAAACAGTCATCATAAAGCTGGCGAAAATTAGCATAGTCCGCTGGGCCGAACACCTCCCCCGGAGTCAAGCCTTCAATTTTGGCAAAACCAGTAGCCTCTTGATGCCGCTGGTTGTCCCGTACATAATAATACTCGCCGTCCCGCTTCTCCAGCATAGCCACTGCAT
The genomic region above belongs to Aminipila butyrica and contains:
- a CDS encoding DUF1490 domain-containing protein, whose amino-acid sequence is MSNKMNCMNCQNAYFFAGGVAVAIAGKLLFKSAGMRKACVTAMAQGMKVQKDVKVGFQNLKEDAEDLCYEARMEAEGEIENEEAEAQAEQKNEI
- a CDS encoding HD domain-containing phosphohydrolase, giving the protein MQDKYTQNMLDILPFGIGYFKLLLNSNQMAVDYVFLDLNPAFEKLSGWKRTELLNKKASEVLVGKEETRQYWLSFYASVMQSGRTQEMIHYMKELKRYLSISVIPAEDNHFTIFLKEATPEAIRLNQQKSIGWGGMLDAIFDSSRDAVAMLEKRDGEYYYVRDNQRHQEATGFAKIEGLTPGEVFGPADYANFRQLYDDCLNSGRPAHYVHIVALQGQKRMWEIEMIPSFSQEGIGYLLLFNKDATDITKIQKENEELTQWLKVMFDQHQAMQLIYDPFSGEIVNANRAACQFYGYSKEELCSRQLRHISLLPPQKLEERFHRELMGYQYYESLPSRLKSGEVRLLDFYASSFFHQDRQLMHALGFDVTGREAYRSQMLQERDLLEITLRSIGDGVVVTDQNGIITSLNHVGEELTGWKREQAVGCHFSEVIILQSEETGLPVESPIQKVLQTGCVVELDDDAELISHQGKCIPIADRTAPLSLDSDSPAGAVMVFRDVSSEKQYNKQIEFLSYRDPLTGLYNRRYVEGMMNELNNQENLPLAIIMGDINGLKITNDVFGHQSGDMLLRSVAKLLRRSCKQKDMVARWGGDEFIIFMPQTGLKRAEEILDKLKNAQVSIEGSDLNVSLSLGCAVHCTTEGRVEATLSKAEEYMYHQKLLDGKSYRNGIINTLLATLYEKSNETEEHSKRMEEYCYSIGKRFQLSSKELNELSVLALLHDIGKVSIDPDILKKPGALNETEWQEMKRHPEIGYRIAQATPELATVSELILAHHERWDGTGYPRGIQGESIPLACRILAVTDAFDAMTNDRVYRKALNRLEAVCELERNAGTQFDPDIVHIFLELLQAEKEENGLKN